Proteins encoded within one genomic window of Paramisgurnus dabryanus chromosome 13, PD_genome_1.1, whole genome shotgun sequence:
- the nr2f5 gene encoding nuclear receptor subfamily 2 group F member 5 isoform X2 has translation MSNSQSSPGQYLSNGGDPYNGQPYLSGFISLLLRAEPYPTSRYGAQCMQSNNLMGIENICELAARLLFSAVEWAKNIPFFPDLQLMDQVALLRMSWSELFVLNAAQCSMPLHVAPLLAAAGLHASPMSAERVVAFMDHIRVFQEQVEKLKALQVDTAEYSCLKSIVLFTSDAMGLSDVAHVESIQEKSQCALEEYVRNQYPNQPNRFGRLLLRLPSLRIVSSPVIEQLFFVRLVGKTPIETLLRDMLLSGSSYNWPYMPVQRDRPISLHYNENGP, from the exons ATGTCTAACTCGCAGTCCAGTCCCGGGCAGTATCTGAGCAACGGAGGTGACCCGTATAACGGCCAGCCGTATCTCTCCGGCTTTATTTCTCTGCTCCTGCGGGCCGAGCCGTACCCCACCTCCCGTTACGGGGCTCAGTGCATGCAGTCCAACAACCTCATGGGCATCGAAAACATCTGTGAACTGGCCGCCCGTTTGCTCTTCAGTGCGGTGGAGTGGGCGAAGAACATCCCATTTTTTCCTGACCTGCAGCTCATGGACCAG GTGGCTCTTTTACGCATGTCGTGGAGTGAACTCTTTGTTCTGAACGCCGCTCAATGCTCCATGCCATTGCATGTAGCGCCCCTGCTGGCTGCAGCTGGTTTACACGCCTCTCCCATGTCGGCCGAGCGGGTTGTGGCCTTCATGGACCACATACGCGTCTTCCAAGAACAGGTGGAGAAACTGAAAGCTCTCCAGGTAGACACGGCCGAGTACTCGTGTCTGAAGTCTATCGTGCTCTTCACCTCAG ATGCCATGGGTTTGTCTGATGTGGCCCATGTGGAGAGCATCCAGGAAAAGTCCCAGTGTGCTCTCGAGGAGTACGTGCGGAACCAGTACCCCAATCAACCCAACAGATTCGGCCGCCTGTTGTTACGGCTGCCTTCCCTGCGCATCGTCTCCTCTCCCGTCATCGAACAGCTTTTCTTCGTACGCCTGGTAGGCAAAACGCCGATCGAGACCCTTCTGCGGGACATGCTGCTATCCGGCTCTAGCTACAACTGGCCTTACATGCCCGTTCAGAGAGATCGGCCCATCTCCCTTCATTACAACGAAAACGGCCCCTGA